A single region of the Salvia miltiorrhiza cultivar Shanhuang (shh) chromosome 8, IMPLAD_Smil_shh, whole genome shotgun sequence genome encodes:
- the LOC130999970 gene encoding YTH domain-containing protein ECT3-like — protein sequence MAEMTGPVDFHRDVDFDFRLRDKRSGSFPVKWHFIKDLANLKNFRFTILHNSENMPRTDNRDIQRLSYKKGLRMHNIFKRRTSTTSLLDSTGCEKSLQ from the exons ATGGCAGAAATGACTGGCCCAGTGGATTTTCACAGAGATGTGGATTTCGATTTCCGGCTGCGAGATAAACGGAGTGGAAGCTTTCCGGTGAAGTGGCACTTCATAAAGGATTTGGCAAACTTAAAAAATTTTAGGTTCACCATATTGCACAACAGTGAGAACATGCCAAGGACTGACAACAGAGACATACAAAGG TTAAGCTACAAGAAAGGTCTGCGGATGCATAACATATTCAAGCGCCGTACGTCGACAACATCCCTACTCGACTCAACTGGATGCGAGAAATCTCTCCAATGA
- the LOC130999969 gene encoding ankyrin repeat-containing protein At5g02620-like encodes MERQPPPPATPRKKIVKQLTGKREDTALHSAARAGRIEAIRSIIDGAGGEDELGDFLTKRNSAGETPLFVAAEYGYMEVVREMIKHYSLADAGIKAKNGFDALHIAAKQGDLEVVKVLMEAHPELSMTVDSSNTTALHTAATQGHIEIVEYFLESESNLAAIAKSNGKTALHSAARNGHVRVVDALLDKEPGITTRTDKKGQTALHMAVKGQNVEVVEKLIAADPSTINMVDTKGNTALHIAARKGRAQIVKMLLDHNETNTKLVNRSNETALDTAEKLGQAEAAAVLQEHGVVTVRAMKPEPARRARELKQTVSDIKHEVHHQLEHTRQTRRRVQGIVKRLDKMHAEGLNNAINSTTVVAVLIATVAFAAIFTVPGEYADDPQNLAPGLSLGEANVAPQLPFLIFFLFDSFALFISLAVVVVQTSVVVIESKAKKQMMAIINKLMWLACVLISVAYLALAFIVVGRQEKWLAIAVALIGTTILATTLGTMIYWVIVHRIETKKKRSLRRKSSRISHGSRSMSITLLSDSDVLNADCKKMYAI; translated from the exons ATGGAGAGGCAGCCGCCGCCTCCGGCCACGCCGCGGAAGAAGATCGTGAAGCAGCTCACGGGGAAGCGGGAGGACACGGCGCTGCATTCCGCGGCTAGAGCCGGGCGGATTGAGGCCATAAGGAGCATCATTGATGGCGCCGGGGGCGAGGACGAGCTCGGGGATTTTTTAACGAAGCGCAACTCAGCTGGTGAGACGCCCTTATTCGTGGCCGCCGAGTATGGCTACATGGAGGTGGTGAGGGAGATGATCAAGCATTACTCTTTAGCCGACGCCGGAATCAAAGCCAAGAATGGATTTGATGCTCTCCACATTGCTGCCAAGCAAGGAGATTTAG AAGTTGTGAAGGTGTTGATGGAGGCGCACCCGGAGCTGTCGATGACGGTGGATTCGTCGAACACGACGGCGTTGCACACGGCGGCGACGCAAGGGCACATAGAGATAGTGGAGTATTTCTTGGAGTCGGAGAGCAATCTGGCTGCGATAGCCAAGAGCAACGGGAAAACGGCACTGCATTCTGCGGCGAGGAACGGGCACGTCCGCGTCGTGGACGCCCTGCTCGACAAGGAGCCGGGGATCACGACGCGGACGGATAAGAAGGGGCAGACCGCTCTTCACATGGCCGTGAAAGGCCAGAATGTTGAGGTGGTGGAGAAGCTCATCGCCGCCGATCCCTCCACCATCAACATGGTCGACACTAAGGGAAACACTGCTTTGCACATAGCCGCTCGCAAAGGCAGAGCTCAG ATTGTGAAGATGCTGCTGGACCACAACGAAACCAACACGAAGTTGGTGAACAGGTCGAACGAAACCGCGCTCGACACGGCGGAGAAGCTCGGgcaggcggaggcggcggccgtgCTGCAGGAGCACGGCGTGGTGACCGTGAGGGCGATGAAGCCCGAGCCGGCGAGGCGGGCGCGGGAGCTGAAGCAGACGGTGAGCGACATCAAGCACGAGGTGCACCACCAGCTGGAGCACACGCGCCAGACGAGGCGGCGCGTGCAGGGCATCGTGAAGCGGCTGGACAAGATGCACGCGGAGGGCCTCAACAACGCGATCAACTCGACCACCGTGGTGGCCGTGCTGATCGCCACGGTGGCCTTCGCGGCCATCTTCACGGTCCCGGGGGAGTACGCGGACGACCCGCAGAACCTCGCCCCGGGGCTCTCCCTGGGGGAGGCGAACGTGGCCCCGCAGCTCCCCttcctcatcttcttcctcttcgACTCCTTCGCCCTCTTCATCTCCCTCGCCGTCGTGGTCGTGCAGACCTCGGTGGTGGTGATCGAGAGCAAGGCCAAGAAGCAGATGATGGCCATCATCAACAAGCTCATGTGGCTCGCCTGCGTGCTCATCTCCGTCGCGTATTTGGCTCTCGCGTTTATCGTCGTGGGGCGGCAGGAGAAGTGGCTCGCCATCGCGGTGGCGCTCATCGGCACCACCATTTTAGCCACCACGTTAGGCACCATGATTTATTGGGTGATTGTGCATCGGATCGAGACCAAGAAAAAGAGGAGTTTGAGGAGGAAGAGCTCTCGAATCAGCCATGGCTCGAGATCAATGTCGATAACGCTGCTCTCTGATTCCGATGTTTTAAACGCTGATTGCAAGAAAATGTATGCAATTTGA